One segment of Gordonia terrae DNA contains the following:
- a CDS encoding sigma factor-like helix-turn-helix DNA-binding protein, producing MTAHASGLSASERTPGDRQALDAVAAFDAGLSGQERRVLTERVYAAHPRTQSEVAEILGLSRERITQIDRSLRARLASLIDADPVLSELSAMIDRRAAPIADATALTGDSTLAGSPVGDLEAPCWRVVAAASGLRTSENWIIRGSLRRVAEFTKSAVAAAARPGEVPPVAAIADHLGLSDDSAARWLRRAGYEVLDGHAIATRSTTGEIVVATLAIHGAPLTFDEIVDAISSIPRAHNSIRNALASDARIVKTDRTRYGLAEWGLPRYEPVHLQIDAILSDRDGAAPLDDVIATIRGRHDVSEATIRAYAGAGEFQTRGGIVTRRERTHRPRRTPGRTRGLYRENDVVHWATTITPAQCRGTGFNIPSALAGVLGIGPGTPVVLETALGSQTFRWASVQARTGSIKRFIDALELTAGSAVFLDFGPSTFAVRRAEHSSTSPGNAILTRIGRRPERITRSRLTRILAESLWLPDDSTVDDILGLLARRRETDLADRVSAALG from the coding sequence ATGACCGCGCATGCCAGCGGACTCTCGGCGTCGGAACGGACGCCGGGCGACAGGCAGGCGCTCGACGCGGTCGCCGCCTTCGACGCCGGACTGTCCGGCCAGGAGCGGCGGGTGCTGACCGAGCGGGTCTACGCCGCCCACCCTCGAACACAGTCAGAGGTCGCCGAGATCCTCGGACTGTCCCGCGAGCGGATCACCCAGATCGATCGCTCCCTCCGAGCCCGTCTGGCCTCGTTGATAGACGCCGATCCGGTTCTCTCCGAGCTGTCGGCGATGATCGACCGGCGGGCCGCGCCGATCGCGGACGCCACTGCGCTCACCGGCGACTCGACGCTCGCCGGGTCACCGGTGGGCGACCTCGAGGCCCCGTGCTGGCGAGTGGTGGCCGCGGCGTCGGGTCTGCGCACGAGCGAGAACTGGATCATCCGGGGCAGCCTCCGAAGGGTCGCCGAGTTCACGAAGTCAGCCGTCGCGGCGGCGGCACGCCCCGGCGAGGTGCCCCCGGTAGCCGCGATCGCCGACCACCTCGGCCTGTCCGATGATTCGGCCGCACGGTGGTTGCGGCGGGCGGGATACGAAGTGCTCGACGGCCACGCGATCGCCACCCGCTCGACGACGGGGGAGATCGTCGTCGCGACGCTCGCGATACACGGCGCGCCGTTGACATTCGACGAGATTGTGGACGCGATATCGTCGATCCCGCGTGCCCACAACAGTATTCGAAACGCCCTCGCATCGGACGCACGTATCGTCAAGACCGACCGCACCCGCTATGGCCTCGCCGAGTGGGGCCTCCCACGATACGAACCGGTCCATCTGCAGATCGATGCGATTCTGTCCGACCGCGACGGCGCCGCGCCTCTCGACGACGTCATCGCGACGATCCGCGGCCGTCACGACGTCAGCGAGGCCACCATCCGTGCGTACGCCGGGGCCGGCGAGTTCCAGACCCGCGGCGGCATTGTCACCCGGCGCGAACGAACACATCGGCCCCGCCGGACGCCTGGACGGACACGCGGCCTGTACCGCGAGAACGACGTCGTGCACTGGGCGACGACGATCACTCCGGCGCAGTGTCGCGGAACAGGATTCAACATTCCCAGCGCCCTCGCCGGCGTCCTCGGCATCGGCCCCGGCACACCGGTCGTCCTCGAGACCGCGCTGGGGTCACAGACTTTCAGGTGGGCGTCGGTTCAGGCACGGACGGGTTCGATCAAACGGTTCATCGACGCACTCGAACTCACGGCCGGTTCGGCGGTCTTCCTCGACTTCGGACCGAGCACCTTCGCCGTTCGACGGGCCGAGCACTCCAGCACGTCACCCGGCAACGCCATCCTGACCCGGATCGGACGTCGCCCGGAACGCATCACCAGGTCCCGGCTCA